From a region of the Sebastes umbrosus isolate fSebUmb1 chromosome 10, fSebUmb1.pri, whole genome shotgun sequence genome:
- the rrbp1a gene encoding ribosome-binding protein 1a isoform X2, giving the protein MDIYDPQTLGIMVFGGFMVISALGIALVSTFSMKETSYEEALAKQRRELGKIQSTRSDKKKKDKVSEKKGRGKKKEEKPNGKIPEPEKLEEEVEADEVIEAAAAPVVAAAPVPEPEPVPAPEVKPAAAPAPADTQTKPAAEPSPPLAEPSPAPSPKEKKKKKVAKVEPASTQTAPLLAAPAAVKTSAVPAPTQAPASAPTKATAPSTASAPAKTAPASAKTAPASAKTAPASAKSAPASAKSAPAPTKAAAAPAKSATAPAKSSPAPSKTVAVLEAVTKDVPVMAVPPVGSQQAPAVIGKVQEPKKKASKKKTEPVAAVDSADAPLYLPYKALVSTISSMVFSEGEAHRLIEILSEKVGIIQDAWHTATQKGDPIAMLKKQLEEREKQLAAEQEDATAAKNRLRELTKELSAEKSKVTSVETRLSSQLSKREQEMIALQARMQASYQDHVAQTQGLNAKIVSLQDQLEKGPNAQLARLQQENSILRDALNQATSQAESKQNAELAKLRQECTKLTKDLGEKTEALLADDHVRKGLEAKVSTTEKQLSLLQASHGESEQALQRRLEEVCEELRATQSRTNSLQASLDNAQQDNSAIAEVQVRIGGLEAEVSERSAQVEALTAQLEETQAEKSQLVQQVASINSLLEANQTKKEEDNDQVNAAEVEQLKLSLQERDNQLNTLQEELKQLQVKQEAAENTIVGLEQRNKSEDAGLITSLQDELKNLKEEMVQLNSTPQPDSSTELELLKSSMTEKDALVSSLQEELRERTTTDASVTAELTAFQSETKEALQTLFPQIPVETEQSKWLQVFTQKAQEALSQQSQESQSSTASPELLEKLKEAEESHGSLQAECDQYRIVLAETEGMLKHLQMSVEEEEVVWKSKMADSEEQLRVALEKVSKLEAENQSAEQLKEQMMLLEAQLEKQSDNQGTSEEMEQLKLQLSEYQSQLDLAQKEAQAHKEELAQVTEQLGEITMRVQREQNGPAEAQPSQFQNELSQTTEKLHGEAAQRQQLSEEFQQAQKTITELQAQLDLLNVSAESPQADTEDVAQLKERLEKEKKLSKDLGQAATKLQQLLKATQEQLTKERDTVRTLQEHLEGKGEYVELKEGTSV; this is encoded by the exons ATGGATATCTACGACCCCCAGACCCTTGGGATAATGGTGTTTGGTGGTTTCATGGTGATCTCTGCTCTCGGGATTGCTCTTGTCTCCACCTTCTCCATGAAGGAGACCTCTTATGAGGAGGCCCTGGCTAAACAGCGCAGGGAGTTGGGTAAGATACAGTCAACTCGctctgacaaaaagaaaaaggacaagGTGTCTGAGAAGAAGGGCCGtgggaagaagaaagaagaaaagccCAATGGAAAGATCCCAGAGCCTGAGAAACTTGAAGAGGAAGTTGAAGCTGATGAAGTCATTGAGGCTGCCGCTGCCCCAGTTGTAGCTGCTGCTCCTgtacctgaacctgaacctgtcCCTGCTCCTGAGGTTAAGCCAGCTGCAGCGCCGGCACCAGCAGACACCCAGACAAAGCCTGCTGCTGAACCAAGCCCTCCTCTTGCTGAGCCCTCACCTGCACCCTCaccaaaagagaaaaagaagaagaaggtggcTAAGGTCGAGCCGGCCTCTACCCAAACAGCCCCACTCCTGGCTGCCCCTGCAGCAGTCAAGACCTCCGCAGTCCCTGCACCAACCCAGGCCCCCGCGTCTGCCCCGACTAAAGCAACCGCTCCATCCACTGCATCTGCCCCAGCCAAGACTGCCCCTGCATCAGCCAAGACTGCCCCTGCATCAGCCAAGACTGCCCCTGCATCAGCTAAGTCTGCTCCTGCATCGGCTAAGTCTGCCCCCGCGCCCACCAAAGCCGCTGCAGCCCCGGCCAAGTCTGCTACAGCCCCCGCCAAGTCTTCACCTGCTCCATCCAAGACTGTCGCAGTGCTGGAAGCTGTCACTAAAGACGTCCCAGTGATGGCCGTGCCCCCAGTGGGATCTCAGCAGGCTCCTGCTGTTATAGGAAAAGTACAGGAGCCCAAGAAGAAGGCCTCCAAGAAGAAGACTGAGCCTG TGGCAGCGGTGGATTCTGCTGATGCTCCTCTGTACCTGCCCTACAAGGCTCTGGTGTCCACTATCAGTAGCATGGTGTTCAGTGAGGGAGAGGCTCACAGGCTCATCGAGATCCTGTCTGAGAAAGTCGGCATCATTCAGGACGCCTGGCACACG gCCACTCAGAAAGGAGACCCCATTGCCATGCTGAAGAAACaactggaggagagggagaaacagCTGGCGGCTGAGCAAGAGGATGCTACTGCGGCAAAGAACCGTCTCAGAGAACTTACCAAG GAGCTGTCTGCTGAGAAGTCCAAGGTGACCAGTGTGGAGACGAGGCTGAGTTCCCAGCTGAGTAAGAGGGAGCAAGAAATGATCGCTCTGCAAGCACGCATGCAGGCCAGTTACCAGGACCATGTAGCACAGACCCAGGGGCTCAATGCAAAG ATCGTCAGCCTGCAGGACCAGCTGGAAAAGGGCCCCAATGCCCAGCTGGCTCGTCTACAGCAGGAGAACTCCATTCTCCGTGACGCCCTCAACCAAGCCACTAGTCAGGCTGAGAGCAA GCAAAATGCGGAGCTGGCCAAGTTGCGTCAGGAATGCACCAAGTTAACCAAGGATCTCGGAGAGAAGACAGAAGCTCTGCTTGCTGATGACCACGTCAGGAAAGGGCTGGAAGCCAAGGTCTCCACTACAGAGAAGCAGCTCTCCCTGCTGCAG GCCAGCCATGGTGAGAGTGAGCAGGCGTTACAGAGGAGATTGGAGGAGGTGTGCGAGGAGCTCAGAGCCACACAGAGTAGAACCAACAGCCTGCAGGCCTCTTTGGACAATGCCCAGCAGGACAACAGCGCAATCGCAG AGGTTCAGGTGCGTATTGGGGGACTGGAGGCTGAGGTCAGTGAGCGCTCTGCTCAGGTGGAAGCGCTCACCGCCCAGCTGGAGGAGACACAGGCAGAGAAAAGCCAGCTCGTGCAGCAGGTGGCCTCCATCAACTCACTGCTGGAGGCCAATCAGACCAAAAAGGAGGAGGATAACGATCAG GTGAATGCTGCAGAGGTGGAACAGCTAAAGCTCAG CCTTCAGGAGAGAGACAACCAGTTGAACACTCTTCAAGAGGAACTGAAGCAACTGCAGGTGAAGCAGGAAGCTGCT GAGAACACTATTGTTGGGCTAGAGCAAAGAAATAAGag tgaggATGCCGGCCTCATCACATCGCTTCAGGATGAGCTTAAAAACCTCAAAGAAGAAATGGTGCAACTTAACAGCACACCA CAACCAGATAGCTCCACAGAGCTGGAACTACTAAAGAGCAG CATGACTGAGAAGGATGCCCTTGTCTCATCGCTACAAGAGGAGCTGAGAGAAAGGACGACCACTGATGCG AGCGTTACGGCGGAACTGACAGCTTTTCAATCTGAAACCAAAGAAGCTCTCCAGACGCTCTTCCCACAGATACCCGTAGAGACAGAGCAG TCCAAATGGTTACAAGTATTTACGCAGAAAGCTCAGGAAGCTCTCAGCCAACAGAGCCAGGAGTCTCAGTCAAGCACAGCGTCGCCT gagctgctggagaaacTGAAGGAGGCCGAGGAGAGCCATGGCTCACTGCAGGCTGAATGTGACCAGTACAGGATAGTCCTGGCTGAAACA GAAGGAATGctgaaacatctgcagatgagtgtggaggaggaagaggtggtaTGGAAGTCCAAGATGGCTGACTCAGAGGAACAGCTGAGGGTG GCTTTAGAGAAAGTCAGCAAGCTGGAGGCAGAAAACCAAAGTGCAGAGCAG TTGAAGGAGCAGATGATGCTTTTGGAAGCCCAGCTGGAGAAGCAGTCAGACAACCAGGGGACCTCAGAGGAGATGGAGCAG CTGAAGCTGCAGCTGTCGGAGTATCAGAGCCAGCTGGATTTGGCCCAGAAGGAGGCCCAGGCGCACAAGGAGGAGCTTGCACAG GTCACAGAGCAGCTGGGCGAGATCACGATGCGGGTTCAGCGAGAACAGAATGGCCCAGCTGAGGCTCAACCCAGTCAG TTCCAGAACGAGTTGAGTCAGACGACTGAGAAGCTGCACGGGGAAGCggctcagagacagcagcttTCCGAAGAATTTCAGCAG GCCCAGAAGACTATAACAGAACTTCAGGCTCAGTTGGATCTTCTGAACGTTTCTGCAGAGTCACCACAAGCTGACACAGAAGATGTTGCGCAGCTCAAG GAGCGcctggagaaggagaagaagctgTCCAAAGACCTGGGCCAGGCAGCCACCAAGCTTCAGCAGCTTCTCAAAGCCACTCAGGAGCAGCTGaccaaagagagagacacagtgaGAACACTACAGGAGCACCTGGAAGGAAAG GGAGAATACGTGGAGCTGAAGGAAGGAACATCCGTCTGA
- the rrbp1a gene encoding ribosome-binding protein 1a isoform X5, which translates to MDIYDPQTLGIMVFGGFMVISALGIALVSTFSMKETSYEEALAKQRRELGKIQSTRSDKKKKDKVSEKKGRGKKKEEKPNGKIPEPEKLEEEVEADEVIEAAAAPVVAAAPVPEPEPVPAPEVKPAAAPAPADTQTKPAAEPSPPLAEPSPAPSPKEKKKKKVAKVEPASTQTAPLLAAPAAVKTSAVPAPTQAPASAPTKATAPSTASAPAKTAPASAKTAPASAKTAPASAKSAPASAKSAPAPTKAAAAPAKSATAPAKSSPAPSKTVAVLEAVTKDVPVMAVPPVGSQQAPAVIGKVQEPKKKASKKKTEPVAAVDSADAPLYLPYKALVSTISSMVFSEGEAHRLIEILSEKVGIIQDAWHTATQKGDPIAMLKKQLEEREKQLAAEQEDATAAKNRLRELTKELSAEKSKVTSVETRLSSQLSKREQEMIALQARMQASYQDHVAQTQGLNAKIVSLQDQLEKGPNAQLARLQQENSILRDALNQATSQAESKQNAELAKLRQECTKLTKDLGEKTEALLADDHVRKGLEAKVSTTEKQLSLLQASHGESEQALQRRLEEVCEELRATQSRTNSLQASLDNAQQDNSAIAEVQVRIGGLEAEVSERSAQVEALTAQLEETQAEKSQLVQQVASINSLLEANQTKKEEDNDQVNAAEVEQLKLSLQERDNQLNTLQEELKQLQVKQEAAENTIVGLEQRNKSEDAGLITSLQDELKNLKEEMVQLNSTPQPDSSTELELLKSSMTEKDALVSSLQEELRERTTTDAQSVTAELTAFQSETKEALQTLFPQIPVETEQSKWLQVFTQKAQEALSQQSQESQSSTASPELLEKLKEAEESHGSLQAECDQYRIVLAETEGMLKHLQMSVEEEEVVWKSKMADSEEQLRVALEKVSKLEAENQSAEQLKEQMMLLEAQLEKQSDNQGTSEEMEQLKLQLSEYQSQLDLAQKEAQAHKEELAQFQNELSQTTEKLHGEAAQRQQLSEEFQQAQKTITELQAQLDLLNVSAESPQADTEDVAQLKERLEKEKKLSKDLGQAATKLQQLLKATQEQLTKERDTVRTLQEHLEGKGEYVELKEGTSV; encoded by the exons ATGGATATCTACGACCCCCAGACCCTTGGGATAATGGTGTTTGGTGGTTTCATGGTGATCTCTGCTCTCGGGATTGCTCTTGTCTCCACCTTCTCCATGAAGGAGACCTCTTATGAGGAGGCCCTGGCTAAACAGCGCAGGGAGTTGGGTAAGATACAGTCAACTCGctctgacaaaaagaaaaaggacaagGTGTCTGAGAAGAAGGGCCGtgggaagaagaaagaagaaaagccCAATGGAAAGATCCCAGAGCCTGAGAAACTTGAAGAGGAAGTTGAAGCTGATGAAGTCATTGAGGCTGCCGCTGCCCCAGTTGTAGCTGCTGCTCCTgtacctgaacctgaacctgtcCCTGCTCCTGAGGTTAAGCCAGCTGCAGCGCCGGCACCAGCAGACACCCAGACAAAGCCTGCTGCTGAACCAAGCCCTCCTCTTGCTGAGCCCTCACCTGCACCCTCaccaaaagagaaaaagaagaagaaggtggcTAAGGTCGAGCCGGCCTCTACCCAAACAGCCCCACTCCTGGCTGCCCCTGCAGCAGTCAAGACCTCCGCAGTCCCTGCACCAACCCAGGCCCCCGCGTCTGCCCCGACTAAAGCAACCGCTCCATCCACTGCATCTGCCCCAGCCAAGACTGCCCCTGCATCAGCCAAGACTGCCCCTGCATCAGCCAAGACTGCCCCTGCATCAGCTAAGTCTGCTCCTGCATCGGCTAAGTCTGCCCCCGCGCCCACCAAAGCCGCTGCAGCCCCGGCCAAGTCTGCTACAGCCCCCGCCAAGTCTTCACCTGCTCCATCCAAGACTGTCGCAGTGCTGGAAGCTGTCACTAAAGACGTCCCAGTGATGGCCGTGCCCCCAGTGGGATCTCAGCAGGCTCCTGCTGTTATAGGAAAAGTACAGGAGCCCAAGAAGAAGGCCTCCAAGAAGAAGACTGAGCCTG TGGCAGCGGTGGATTCTGCTGATGCTCCTCTGTACCTGCCCTACAAGGCTCTGGTGTCCACTATCAGTAGCATGGTGTTCAGTGAGGGAGAGGCTCACAGGCTCATCGAGATCCTGTCTGAGAAAGTCGGCATCATTCAGGACGCCTGGCACACG gCCACTCAGAAAGGAGACCCCATTGCCATGCTGAAGAAACaactggaggagagggagaaacagCTGGCGGCTGAGCAAGAGGATGCTACTGCGGCAAAGAACCGTCTCAGAGAACTTACCAAG GAGCTGTCTGCTGAGAAGTCCAAGGTGACCAGTGTGGAGACGAGGCTGAGTTCCCAGCTGAGTAAGAGGGAGCAAGAAATGATCGCTCTGCAAGCACGCATGCAGGCCAGTTACCAGGACCATGTAGCACAGACCCAGGGGCTCAATGCAAAG ATCGTCAGCCTGCAGGACCAGCTGGAAAAGGGCCCCAATGCCCAGCTGGCTCGTCTACAGCAGGAGAACTCCATTCTCCGTGACGCCCTCAACCAAGCCACTAGTCAGGCTGAGAGCAA GCAAAATGCGGAGCTGGCCAAGTTGCGTCAGGAATGCACCAAGTTAACCAAGGATCTCGGAGAGAAGACAGAAGCTCTGCTTGCTGATGACCACGTCAGGAAAGGGCTGGAAGCCAAGGTCTCCACTACAGAGAAGCAGCTCTCCCTGCTGCAG GCCAGCCATGGTGAGAGTGAGCAGGCGTTACAGAGGAGATTGGAGGAGGTGTGCGAGGAGCTCAGAGCCACACAGAGTAGAACCAACAGCCTGCAGGCCTCTTTGGACAATGCCCAGCAGGACAACAGCGCAATCGCAG AGGTTCAGGTGCGTATTGGGGGACTGGAGGCTGAGGTCAGTGAGCGCTCTGCTCAGGTGGAAGCGCTCACCGCCCAGCTGGAGGAGACACAGGCAGAGAAAAGCCAGCTCGTGCAGCAGGTGGCCTCCATCAACTCACTGCTGGAGGCCAATCAGACCAAAAAGGAGGAGGATAACGATCAG GTGAATGCTGCAGAGGTGGAACAGCTAAAGCTCAG CCTTCAGGAGAGAGACAACCAGTTGAACACTCTTCAAGAGGAACTGAAGCAACTGCAGGTGAAGCAGGAAGCTGCT GAGAACACTATTGTTGGGCTAGAGCAAAGAAATAAGag tgaggATGCCGGCCTCATCACATCGCTTCAGGATGAGCTTAAAAACCTCAAAGAAGAAATGGTGCAACTTAACAGCACACCA CAACCAGATAGCTCCACAGAGCTGGAACTACTAAAGAGCAG CATGACTGAGAAGGATGCCCTTGTCTCATCGCTACAAGAGGAGCTGAGAGAAAGGACGACCACTGATGCG CAGAGCGTTACGGCGGAACTGACAGCTTTTCAATCTGAAACCAAAGAAGCTCTCCAGACGCTCTTCCCACAGATACCCGTAGAGACAGAGCAG TCCAAATGGTTACAAGTATTTACGCAGAAAGCTCAGGAAGCTCTCAGCCAACAGAGCCAGGAGTCTCAGTCAAGCACAGCGTCGCCT gagctgctggagaaacTGAAGGAGGCCGAGGAGAGCCATGGCTCACTGCAGGCTGAATGTGACCAGTACAGGATAGTCCTGGCTGAAACA GAAGGAATGctgaaacatctgcagatgagtgtggaggaggaagaggtggtaTGGAAGTCCAAGATGGCTGACTCAGAGGAACAGCTGAGGGTG GCTTTAGAGAAAGTCAGCAAGCTGGAGGCAGAAAACCAAAGTGCAGAGCAG TTGAAGGAGCAGATGATGCTTTTGGAAGCCCAGCTGGAGAAGCAGTCAGACAACCAGGGGACCTCAGAGGAGATGGAGCAG CTGAAGCTGCAGCTGTCGGAGTATCAGAGCCAGCTGGATTTGGCCCAGAAGGAGGCCCAGGCGCACAAGGAGGAGCTTGCACAG TTCCAGAACGAGTTGAGTCAGACGACTGAGAAGCTGCACGGGGAAGCggctcagagacagcagcttTCCGAAGAATTTCAGCAG GCCCAGAAGACTATAACAGAACTTCAGGCTCAGTTGGATCTTCTGAACGTTTCTGCAGAGTCACCACAAGCTGACACAGAAGATGTTGCGCAGCTCAAG GAGCGcctggagaaggagaagaagctgTCCAAAGACCTGGGCCAGGCAGCCACCAAGCTTCAGCAGCTTCTCAAAGCCACTCAGGAGCAGCTGaccaaagagagagacacagtgaGAACACTACAGGAGCACCTGGAAGGAAAG GGAGAATACGTGGAGCTGAAGGAAGGAACATCCGTCTGA